The following proteins are encoded in a genomic region of Atribacterota bacterium:
- the rplI gene encoding 50S ribosomal protein L9 — translation MQVILIQEVKNLGKEGDIVEVKEGYARNYLIPKKMAIEATPGNLSQIEKLRRKRAMQEAKELEEAKALRDKIEGMVLTFSKRAGEKGKLYGSVTAREIAEAISTLVGFEFDRKYLELPEPLKDLRKHNVKVNLGKGISASITVNILPEETTEKQGVKES, via the coding sequence GTGCAGGTTATTCTGATTCAGGAAGTAAAAAATTTGGGGAAGGAAGGAGACATCGTCGAGGTTAAGGAAGGGTACGCTCGGAATTACCTCATTCCGAAAAAAATGGCCATTGAGGCGACTCCCGGTAATCTCTCGCAGATTGAAAAATTGCGTCGAAAGAGAGCCATGCAGGAAGCAAAAGAACTGGAAGAAGCAAAGGCGCTCCGGGATAAAATTGAGGGAATGGTTTTGACCTTTTCCAAAAGGGCGGGAGAAAAGGGGAAACTCTATGGATCAGTAACGGCAAGGGAAATTGCTGAGGCTATTTCTACCCTTGTTGGTTTTGAGTTCGACCGTAAATATCTGGAGTTACCTGAACCCCTGAAAGACCTTAGAAAACATAATGTCAAAGTAAATCTGGGAAAGGGTATTTCTGCAAGTATTACCGTGAATATTCTTCCTGAAGAAACGACCGAGAAACAAGGAGTGAAAGAATCCTGA
- a CDS encoding YybS family protein gives MKKVQPTVEGAFLAALTVIFYLASIYIPILGIILSFLCPLPVMFLVIRWNWKVGFLTSLVASFVVFAFAGVIQALTCLLGFTLLGIIMGITIKKGWSAFEVIAWNTVVSLLSKLALVGVALLLLGKNPLAENIAVMEEALRSVSRVFQGMRETNIQSIIDFMKMALPAVLIIASLFDTTFNFLLGRLVGQRVGIRFPEIAAFSRWQMPRSVFWAFILSFLFLFIGSNTFLGKVGVNLQIVTQMLFLVHGLSLVYYFLSRYIRSRMIKIIILFFLLFQPVFSTLLSWLGVFDIWFDFRKLRSGGISKGE, from the coding sequence ATGAAAAAAGTACAACCGACTGTGGAGGGTGCCTTTCTGGCAGCCCTCACGGTCATTTTTTATCTTGCTTCTATATACATCCCCATCTTGGGAATCATTTTGAGTTTTTTGTGCCCTTTACCGGTCATGTTTTTGGTTATCCGGTGGAACTGGAAAGTGGGTTTTTTAACTTCTCTGGTTGCCAGCTTTGTAGTTTTCGCTTTTGCTGGTGTTATTCAGGCCTTGACGTGCCTTTTAGGTTTTACTCTTCTGGGAATCATCATGGGGATAACGATTAAAAAGGGATGGTCTGCTTTCGAAGTGATTGCCTGGAATACCGTGGTATCGTTACTTTCAAAGCTTGCTCTAGTGGGTGTGGCGTTGCTTCTTTTGGGAAAGAATCCTTTGGCTGAAAATATCGCTGTTATGGAGGAAGCCTTACGAAGTGTTTCTCGTGTATTCCAGGGCATGAGAGAGACCAATATTCAGAGCATCATTGACTTTATGAAAATGGCCTTACCAGCAGTGCTTATTATTGCTTCTCTGTTTGATACCACGTTCAACTTCCTTCTGGGGCGTCTGGTAGGTCAAAGGGTCGGGATTCGCTTTCCTGAAATTGCGGCTTTCAGTCGGTGGCAGATGCCTCGTTCGGTTTTTTGGGCCTTTATTTTGAGCTTCCTTTTTCTTTTCATAGGAAGTAATACCTTTCTGGGTAAGGTGGGAGTCAATCTGCAAATCGTTACTCAAATGCTTTTTTTGGTTCATGGACTTTCTCTGGTATACTATTTTTTGAGTCGCTATATCCGTTCTAGGATGATTAAAATAATTATTCTCTTCTTTCTGCTCTTTCAGCCGGTTTTTTCAACTTTACTCAGCTGGCTGGGAGTTTTTGATATCTGGTTTGACTTTCGTAAACTTCGTTCAGGTGGGATTTCGAAGGGAGAGTGA
- the rpsR gene encoding 30S ribosomal protein S18, with amino-acid sequence MVEREDKLGGRKKFFRKKRKVCVFCLGKATIDYKDAEYLGRFLSERGKIIPRRITGNCAKHQRELAQAIKRAREIALLPYTVD; translated from the coding sequence ATGGTGGAGCGAGAAGATAAATTGGGTGGACGGAAGAAGTTTTTCCGTAAAAAGAGAAAGGTTTGCGTATTCTGTTTGGGAAAAGCAACCATTGATTATAAGGATGCTGAGTATCTGGGACGGTTTTTGAGCGAGCGGGGTAAAATCATTCCTCGCCGGATTACCGGGAACTGTGCCAAGCACCAAAGAGAACTCGCGCAGGCAATAAAGCGGGCTCGAGAAATCGCTCTTTTGCCATACACCGTTGATTAG
- a CDS encoding single-stranded DNA-binding protein — protein MPQLSLNKIFLIGFLTQKPVVRYVPSGTPVVNFPLGVYRGVVAEDGKEYVDYFNVVAWKDLALFCGENLRKSDWVFIEGRMQVRVYEDGSGQKRKAWEVVASEVRRLLERGEGTEKKAGKEGGSFELS, from the coding sequence ATGCCTCAGCTCAGTCTGAATAAGATTTTTTTGATTGGTTTTCTCACACAGAAACCGGTGGTGCGATACGTTCCCAGTGGTACCCCGGTGGTCAACTTTCCCTTGGGAGTGTACCGGGGTGTTGTGGCTGAAGATGGAAAAGAGTATGTGGACTACTTCAACGTTGTGGCATGGAAGGACTTGGCCCTTTTTTGTGGAGAAAATCTGAGAAAGAGCGACTGGGTCTTTATAGAGGGAAGAATGCAGGTCCGCGTCTATGAGGATGGAAGTGGACAGAAAAGGAAAGCCTGGGAAGTTGTGGCCAGTGAAGTGCGACGTTTGTTGGAACGGGGGGAAGGAACAGAAAAGAAGGCCGGAAAGGAAGGCGGAAGTTTTGAGTTGTCCTGA
- the rpsF gene encoding 30S ribosomal protein S6: MNHYELGIVVRPTLSEGELNALVEKMKSLVTEQGGEIESVNLWGRRRLAYPVEKHNEGYYVFFRFLLSPVKVEEISRVARLAEGILRHILVKEEKKQERPSVVQEEKAPESPSDEVIGDASAQSE, from the coding sequence ATGAATCATTACGAACTGGGAATTGTGGTGAGGCCGACTCTTTCTGAAGGAGAACTCAATGCTCTGGTGGAGAAAATGAAGAGTCTTGTTACAGAGCAAGGAGGCGAGATAGAGTCGGTGAATCTCTGGGGTCGGAGAAGACTGGCGTACCCCGTGGAGAAACACAACGAAGGGTACTATGTGTTTTTCCGCTTTCTTCTTTCTCCGGTCAAGGTGGAAGAAATTAGCCGAGTCGCGCGGCTTGCAGAAGGAATTTTACGGCATATCCTGGTAAAAGAGGAGAAAAAACAAGAGCGCCCTTCAGTGGTTCAGGAAGAGAAAGCGCCTGAATCGCCAAGTGACGAAGTGATTGGGGATGCCTCAGCTCAGTCTGAATAA
- a CDS encoding adenosylhomocysteinase, with translation MESHIASPDLANEGKKRIEWTLKEMPVLARIAERFGQTKPLRGLRIGACLHVTAETAVLMIALKEGGAEIRLCASNPLSTQDEVAASLVQDYGVPVFAIRGENRDTYYAHIQEVLQFRPHITMDDGADLVSSAHRLKGEILQGIIGGTEETTTGVIRLRSLARSKELAYPIIAVNDADTKHMFDNRYGTGQSTVEAILRVTHFLLAGKRVVVVGYGWCGRGIALRTKGMGARVAVVEVDPVRALEALMDGYEVMSMSEAALWGELFITATGNVSVIRGEHFVAMKDGAVLANAGHFNVEIDVQELESLSVDKRTVKPLVEAYTLKNGKQIYLLGEGRLVNLACAEGHPSAVMDMSFANQALSVEYLKNNASMMAKDVFKVPPEIDQEVAALKLTLLGVTLEKMTPRQEAYLASWEEGT, from the coding sequence ATGGAGAGTCATATTGCTTCACCGGATTTAGCGAATGAAGGAAAGAAGAGAATTGAATGGACTCTGAAGGAAATGCCAGTCTTAGCAAGGATTGCAGAGCGTTTTGGACAAACAAAACCCCTTCGGGGATTACGGATTGGAGCGTGTCTCCATGTCACCGCCGAGACGGCAGTGTTGATGATTGCCCTTAAGGAGGGTGGGGCAGAAATACGGTTATGTGCTTCAAACCCCCTGAGCACTCAGGATGAGGTGGCTGCTTCGTTAGTTCAGGACTATGGGGTTCCTGTTTTTGCTATTCGGGGAGAAAATCGGGATACGTATTATGCCCACATTCAAGAAGTACTACAGTTCCGCCCTCACATAACCATGGACGATGGGGCAGACCTTGTTTCTTCGGCACATCGCCTGAAAGGTGAAATTCTTCAGGGTATCATCGGGGGAACGGAAGAAACAACCACAGGTGTTATCCGCCTGCGCAGCCTGGCGCGATCGAAAGAGTTAGCGTATCCAATTATTGCGGTCAACGATGCCGATACCAAGCATATGTTCGATAACCGTTATGGCACCGGTCAAAGTACCGTAGAAGCCATTTTGCGGGTTACCCACTTTCTCCTTGCTGGGAAAAGGGTGGTAGTGGTTGGCTATGGTTGGTGTGGACGGGGGATAGCCCTTCGGACCAAAGGCATGGGAGCTCGAGTAGCAGTGGTGGAAGTGGACCCCGTTCGAGCACTTGAGGCTCTGATGGATGGTTATGAGGTTATGTCCATGAGTGAGGCGGCGCTGTGGGGAGAGCTCTTTATTACTGCCACAGGAAATGTCTCGGTGATTCGAGGTGAACACTTTGTTGCCATGAAGGACGGTGCAGTCCTGGCTAATGCTGGTCATTTTAATGTGGAGATTGACGTTCAGGAACTTGAAAGTTTAAGTGTTGATAAAAGGACCGTGAAACCGCTGGTTGAAGCATATACTCTGAAAAATGGCAAACAGATCTATCTTCTTGGTGAAGGGCGGTTGGTTAACCTGGCCTGTGCCGAAGGTCATCCCTCGGCGGTCATGGACATGAGCTTTGCCAATCAGGCACTCTCGGTGGAATATCTGAAAAACAATGCTTCGATGATGGCGAAGGATGTGTTTAAGGTTCCACCTGAAATTGACCAGGAAGTTGCTGCTTTAAAGTTGACTCTTTTGGGAGTGACCTTGGAGAAGATGACTCCTCGTCAGGAAGCATATCTTGCTTCCTGGGAAGAGGGAACATAG
- the metK gene encoding methionine adenosyltransferase translates to MSKKKYQITSESVTEGHPDKIADQISDAILDAIFAEDPYGRVAVETLVATGLIMVAGQVSTTSYVDIPRVARNTVRDIGYTRAKYGFDFETCAVLTAIDEQSPDIALGVNRCLEVKMGEEVQDEDLSLGAGDQGMMYGYACKETPELMPFPIVIAHRLAFRLSEVRKKGILPYLRPDGKTQVTVDYEDGKPVRVDTIIVSAQHHPDISLATLRQDLEEQVIKPIVPSEYLDVSTRIFVNPTGRFVIGGPQGDTGLTGRKIMVDTYGGIGKHGGGCFSGKDPTKVDRSGSYAARYVAKNIVAAGLAERCEFQVAYAIGVARPVSMSVDTFQTGKIPDEEILKLVAETFDLRPGAIIKDLQLRRPIYKKTAAYGHFGRNDPDFAWERTDKADALRKLAGL, encoded by the coding sequence ATGTCGAAAAAGAAGTATCAAATCACCTCTGAATCGGTAACCGAGGGCCATCCCGATAAAATAGCTGACCAGATTTCAGATGCGATTTTGGACGCCATTTTTGCTGAAGACCCTTACGGGAGAGTAGCGGTTGAAACGCTGGTTGCTACTGGTCTTATCATGGTAGCGGGACAGGTTAGCACTACCTCGTATGTTGATATACCGAGAGTGGCACGAAATACTGTGCGGGATATCGGGTACACTCGGGCGAAATACGGTTTTGACTTTGAAACCTGTGCAGTGTTGACGGCTATCGATGAACAGTCGCCTGATATTGCTCTGGGTGTAAACCGTTGTCTGGAAGTCAAAATGGGAGAAGAAGTTCAGGATGAAGATCTTTCGCTGGGTGCCGGAGATCAGGGAATGATGTACGGATACGCTTGCAAAGAAACCCCTGAATTGATGCCTTTTCCGATTGTTATTGCACATCGCCTGGCTTTTCGTCTGTCAGAGGTGCGAAAAAAGGGGATCCTTCCTTATTTGCGTCCAGACGGGAAAACCCAGGTTACGGTTGATTATGAAGATGGGAAACCGGTTCGGGTTGACACCATTATTGTCTCTGCTCAGCACCATCCTGATATTTCTTTGGCGACCCTTCGTCAGGATCTCGAAGAACAGGTCATCAAACCAATTGTTCCTTCGGAATATCTGGATGTGAGCACCAGAATTTTTGTCAATCCTACCGGAAGGTTTGTTATTGGTGGACCGCAGGGAGATACTGGACTTACTGGAAGAAAAATTATGGTGGACACTTACGGTGGGATTGGAAAACACGGTGGAGGATGTTTTTCGGGAAAAGACCCCACGAAAGTGGATCGTTCGGGAAGTTATGCAGCGAGATACGTGGCTAAGAATATCGTGGCTGCAGGGTTGGCTGAACGATGTGAGTTTCAGGTGGCCTATGCGATTGGGGTTGCAAGGCCTGTCTCCATGTCGGTTGATACCTTTCAAACTGGGAAAATTCCTGATGAAGAGATTTTGAAGCTGGTGGCAGAAACCTTCGATTTACGACCTGGAGCTATTATTAAGGATCTCCAGCTGCGCCGCCCTATTTACAAAAAGACTGCTGCTTATGGTCACTTTGGTCGCAATGATCCTGATTTTGCCTGGGAACGGACCGATAAGGCTGATGCCTTGCGCAAATTAGCAGGGCTTTAA
- the rsfS gene encoding ribosome silencing factor — translation MAVKKAVEDKKAFDLVILDLKGLFPFSDYWVICSGSSLIQTKVIAEEVIRRTKAGNVYPLHVEGEESGEWILIDYGNIMVHIFREEERVFYQLEKLWRQARLVYSERERVDLLGEIG, via the coding sequence ATGGCAGTCAAAAAAGCGGTTGAAGATAAGAAGGCCTTTGATTTGGTTATTCTGGACCTCAAGGGTTTATTTCCGTTTTCAGACTACTGGGTTATCTGTAGTGGTTCTTCGCTCATTCAAACGAAAGTGATTGCTGAGGAGGTAATCCGTCGAACCAAGGCGGGAAATGTATATCCACTCCATGTGGAGGGCGAGGAAAGTGGCGAATGGATTCTCATTGATTATGGAAATATTATGGTGCACATCTTCCGGGAAGAAGAGCGAGTGTTCTACCAGTTAGAGAAGCTTTGGCGTCAGGCTCGCTTAGTGTACTCGGAAAGAGAACGGGTAGATCTCCTGGGTGAAATAGGTTGA
- a CDS encoding LCP family protein — MRWKVFYVFLGFFIGLVVLFGFMLFGIENPFRLSLVKKVIDYTVAKTLPETFCSLVVGQDGIKPARSDTVMLLFINTRIGEALLFSIPRDARLSIPGVGQDKVNHAYARGGVALLKKAVEEALGLEIPYFVEINYDGFEKVIDALGGVEIEVEKPLRYVDKAQDLYINIPAGKQVLNGRKALQYVRFRHDPLGDIGRIKRQQTFIQALLTKVNDPSVLMNVSTIVEELKKSVNTNLSSEDIVQLAIWFRGLEEKRLITETMPGKPIYANGISFWEPDLSAAREFIQNFLTKEKESFGEQKDPDGSQKSG, encoded by the coding sequence ATGAGATGGAAGGTTTTTTATGTTTTTCTTGGTTTTTTTATTGGATTAGTGGTTCTATTTGGTTTTATGCTTTTTGGGATTGAGAATCCCTTCCGCTTGAGCTTGGTGAAGAAAGTGATTGATTATACGGTAGCCAAGACTCTTCCAGAGACTTTTTGTTCTCTGGTTGTTGGTCAGGATGGAATTAAACCAGCACGAAGTGATACCGTAATGCTCCTTTTTATCAATACCAGGATAGGAGAGGCTCTTCTTTTTTCCATTCCCCGAGATGCTCGTCTTTCCATCCCTGGTGTTGGCCAAGACAAAGTGAATCATGCCTATGCGCGGGGAGGGGTGGCTCTTTTGAAAAAGGCCGTTGAAGAAGCTCTGGGGCTGGAAATCCCATATTTCGTCGAAATCAACTATGATGGTTTCGAAAAAGTCATTGATGCGTTGGGGGGAGTGGAAATCGAAGTCGAAAAACCGCTCCGGTATGTGGATAAAGCTCAGGATCTGTATATCAACATTCCCGCGGGGAAACAGGTGCTCAATGGAAGGAAAGCACTCCAGTATGTTCGTTTTCGCCACGATCCTTTGGGAGATATTGGAAGAATCAAAAGACAGCAAACCTTTATTCAGGCGCTTCTGACCAAAGTGAATGACCCTTCTGTACTGATGAACGTTTCGACCATTGTAGAGGAGCTGAAGAAATCGGTTAATACGAACCTTTCTTCCGAAGATATTGTCCAGCTGGCCATATGGTTTCGAGGTCTGGAGGAGAAGAGGTTGATCACAGAAACCATGCCGGGGAAGCCAATCTATGCCAATGGTATCAGTTTCTGGGAGCCAGACTTGAGTGCCGCTCGTGAGTTCATTCAAAATTTTCTGACTAAGGAGAAAGAGAGCTTTGGAGAACAAAAAGATCCTGATGGCAGTCAAAAAAGCGGTTGA
- the yqeK gene encoding bis(5'-nucleosyl)-tetraphosphatase (symmetrical) YqeK produces MDYTELKNYFEILKRYLTPDRFAHCLRVAEEARKLSLRYGEDHENAYLAGLVHDYARDRELSMLKGFLPSWVEEEVYSIPGIWHALAGPSLIVEELGISDYRILHAVRWHATSCEHMSRFDKIIFVADFGEEGRNFSEASEVRKKAWEDLEGGYRLALKMKLEYLLSVERPIYPASFRAWNKETVVR; encoded by the coding sequence ATGGACTATACAGAACTTAAAAACTATTTTGAAATTCTCAAAAGATATCTTACGCCAGATCGATTCGCTCACTGCTTGCGTGTGGCTGAAGAAGCGAGAAAACTCAGTCTTCGTTATGGTGAAGACCATGAGAACGCATATCTTGCTGGTCTAGTCCATGATTACGCTCGGGATCGGGAACTGAGCATGTTGAAAGGTTTTCTTCCTTCTTGGGTTGAGGAGGAAGTTTATTCAATTCCCGGAATATGGCATGCCTTGGCCGGCCCTTCGCTCATTGTGGAGGAGTTAGGGATATCGGATTACAGGATTCTTCACGCAGTTCGCTGGCATGCGACGTCCTGTGAGCATATGTCTCGATTTGATAAAATAATTTTTGTCGCTGACTTTGGCGAAGAAGGGAGAAATTTTTCGGAGGCTTCGGAAGTTCGGAAAAAGGCCTGGGAAGATCTGGAAGGGGGATATAGATTGGCTTTAAAAATGAAACTGGAGTATCTCCTCTCTGTGGAAAGACCGATATATCCTGCGAGTTTCAGGGCCTGGAACAAGGAGACCGTGGTCCGATGA
- the nadD gene encoding nicotinate-nucleotide adenylyltransferase: protein MGGTFDPIHYGHLVTAEEVRDYFDLEEVVFVPSARPPHKIGQEISDPEHRYLMVVLATVTNPYFRVSRVEIERPGPSYSIDTVRYFKSMWGEDTEIFFITGADAFAQISHWNNPAELLNLCTFVAASRPGYRLCLESSLQGRIKVIEVSALAISSSEIRRRVKKGESIKYLLPEAVEHYIYKNGLYRT from the coding sequence ATGGGAGGTACTTTTGATCCAATTCATTATGGACATCTGGTCACTGCTGAGGAGGTGCGGGACTATTTTGACCTGGAAGAGGTGGTGTTTGTCCCTTCTGCTCGTCCCCCTCATAAGATCGGTCAGGAGATTAGCGATCCCGAGCACCGTTACCTCATGGTGGTGCTGGCTACGGTAACAAACCCATACTTTCGTGTGTCTCGGGTGGAGATAGAAAGACCTGGGCCATCCTATTCCATTGATACCGTGCGCTATTTCAAATCTATGTGGGGCGAGGACACTGAAATTTTCTTTATTACCGGTGCTGATGCTTTTGCGCAGATTTCTCACTGGAATAACCCTGCAGAATTGCTCAACCTCTGTACCTTTGTGGCTGCTTCTCGTCCTGGTTACAGGTTGTGCCTGGAAAGTTCCTTACAGGGAAGAATCAAAGTGATAGAAGTATCAGCTCTGGCGATTTCTTCCTCTGAGATCCGTCGCAGAGTTAAAAAAGGGGAATCGATTAAATATCTTTTACCCGAGGCAGTGGAGCATTACATTTACAAAAATGGACTATACAGAACTTAA
- a CDS encoding glutamate-5-semialdehyde dehydrogenase: protein MEKVRQVGEKAKRASLLLMNVPTGLKNTFLYTLAERLEKNEQEIIRMNRMDLEKAIASGMKKALLDRLELNQKRIKEMAMGLRQIAGLPDPVGEVLEGTKRPNGLLVTRVRVPLGVVAIIYEARPNVTIDSVGLGIKSGNALILRGSSSTLNSNFFLVEEARAVLRTCGLPEDAVQILDSGTHEEVIALLSLREYVDVVIPRGGGELIKAVVENSRVPVIETGVGNCHVYVDARADLVMAERIVVNAKTQRPSVCNACETLLVHQDVASQFLPRIGKVLQEKGVEIRGCPRTCQLLPQVLEATEEDWCTEYLDLIIAVRVVRNVEEAIAHINQYGSRHSEAIVTEDYTTARKFLEEVDAAAVYVNASTRFTDGGEFGMGAEIGISTQKLHARGPMGLRELTTSKFVVYGSGQVRE from the coding sequence ATTGAAAAGGTACGCCAGGTTGGAGAAAAAGCAAAAAGAGCATCTTTGTTGTTGATGAACGTGCCAACCGGTTTGAAAAATACTTTTTTATATACTCTTGCCGAGAGATTGGAAAAAAATGAGCAGGAAATTATTCGTATGAACCGTATGGACCTTGAAAAGGCAATTGCTTCGGGTATGAAGAAAGCCCTTCTGGATCGCTTGGAACTGAACCAAAAGCGAATAAAGGAGATGGCAATGGGTTTGAGGCAAATCGCAGGACTACCGGACCCAGTGGGAGAGGTACTTGAAGGAACGAAAAGACCAAATGGGTTACTTGTCACTCGAGTCAGGGTTCCCTTGGGTGTTGTAGCAATTATCTACGAGGCAAGACCGAATGTGACTATTGATAGCGTTGGGTTGGGCATCAAATCGGGTAATGCTCTGATTTTGCGAGGAAGCAGTTCCACGCTTAACTCAAATTTCTTTCTGGTTGAAGAAGCTCGAGCGGTGTTACGAACGTGTGGGTTGCCAGAAGACGCGGTGCAAATTCTTGATAGTGGTACCCATGAGGAGGTCATCGCACTTTTATCGCTCCGGGAATATGTGGATGTGGTGATTCCACGAGGAGGAGGAGAATTAATCAAAGCCGTGGTGGAAAATTCCCGGGTACCAGTGATTGAAACTGGAGTTGGAAATTGCCATGTCTATGTGGATGCTCGCGCGGACCTCGTCATGGCTGAGCGAATCGTGGTCAATGCCAAGACACAGCGTCCCAGTGTGTGTAATGCCTGTGAAACCCTTCTTGTGCATCAGGATGTCGCTTCTCAATTTCTCCCCCGGATTGGAAAGGTTTTGCAGGAAAAGGGAGTGGAAATAAGGGGTTGTCCGAGAACCTGCCAGCTCCTTCCTCAGGTTTTGGAAGCCACGGAGGAAGACTGGTGTACTGAATATCTCGACTTAATCATTGCGGTTCGAGTGGTTCGGAATGTGGAGGAAGCAATAGCCCATATTAATCAATATGGTTCTCGGCATTCTGAAGCCATTGTTACCGAGGACTATACTACGGCTCGGAAGTTTTTGGAGGAAGTGGACGCGGCTGCAGTGTATGTCAATGCTTCAACCCGCTTTACTGATGGAGGAGAGTTTGGGATGGGGGCAGAAATTGGAATCAGTACTCAGAAACTTCATGCCCGTGGTCCCATGGGTCTTCGAGAGTTGACCACTTCAAAGTTTGTGGTTTATGGTAGCGGACAGGTACGGGAATAA
- the proB gene encoding glutamate 5-kinase, with protein sequence MKRKELIAKSERIVIKVGSSLLVRDFQLDMNRLSDLACNIAFLRERGKKVVLVSSGAVACGMSVMGITQRINDIPFKQAMAAIGQGVLMQRYCQVFAEFGIKVAQVLLAPEDVHHRTKYLNARNTLQVLLDLDVLPIVNENDTVAVAEIKFGDNDRLSALVGSLWGAELLVILSDVEGLFTSDPRLDGSSSLVKEVKVIDQEIEKMAGDTGSGIAIGGMRSKIMAAKMAVLSGIGVVIASGKDFSILPRIYRGEEVGTFFYPREKSLKSKKRWIAFGMLPRGKIAIDKGAERALHEKKSLLPAGVQAVYGDFEVGDCVEITGNKGRVIARGIVNYSAEELQRILGLHTNEVERVLGERSSEEEVVHIDNLVLLDDGNGGVECD encoded by the coding sequence ATGAAGCGGAAAGAGTTGATAGCAAAAAGTGAGCGAATCGTCATAAAGGTTGGCTCTTCACTCCTTGTGCGTGATTTCCAGCTCGATATGAATCGTTTGAGCGATTTGGCTTGTAATATTGCATTTCTGCGCGAACGAGGGAAAAAGGTTGTTCTGGTTTCTTCGGGTGCGGTGGCCTGTGGAATGAGTGTCATGGGGATCACTCAGAGGATAAACGACATTCCTTTTAAGCAGGCTATGGCTGCTATCGGACAGGGGGTTTTGATGCAGCGTTATTGCCAGGTCTTTGCTGAGTTTGGAATAAAAGTGGCTCAGGTCCTCTTGGCTCCTGAAGATGTCCATCATCGGACCAAATATCTCAATGCCAGAAATACTCTGCAGGTATTGCTTGACCTTGACGTGCTTCCCATTGTGAATGAAAATGACACGGTAGCAGTGGCAGAAATCAAATTTGGTGATAACGATCGCCTCTCTGCTCTGGTTGGATCTTTATGGGGGGCCGAACTCTTGGTCATCTTGTCTGATGTGGAAGGTCTTTTTACTTCTGATCCCCGCCTTGATGGTTCTTCTTCTCTGGTAAAGGAAGTGAAGGTCATCGATCAGGAAATTGAAAAAATGGCTGGAGATACCGGTTCTGGCATCGCGATTGGGGGAATGCGGAGTAAGATTATGGCGGCAAAGATGGCTGTGCTTTCTGGGATTGGGGTGGTTATCGCTTCAGGAAAAGATTTTTCCATTTTGCCACGTATTTATCGTGGCGAGGAAGTGGGTACCTTTTTTTATCCTCGGGAAAAGTCCCTAAAAAGCAAAAAGCGCTGGATCGCTTTTGGGATGCTTCCTCGAGGAAAGATTGCCATTGATAAAGGAGCAGAAAGGGCGCTGCACGAAAAAAAGAGTCTTTTGCCGGCTGGTGTTCAAGCAGTGTACGGTGATTTCGAAGTTGGTGATTGTGTGGAAATTACTGGGAATAAAGGAAGGGTGATTGCTCGAGGAATTGTTAATTATTCTGCGGAAGAATTGCAACGAATTCTTGGACTCCACACCAATGAAGTAGAAAGAGTACTGGGCGAACGGAGTTCCGAAGAGGAAGTCGTTCATATTGATAATCTGGTACTTCTTGATGATGGAAACGGAGGGGTAGAATGTGATTGA